GCGTGGCGGGCGGCAGCGGCGACAACGGCCCGGCCACGCGAGCCACACTTAACACACCGGCAAGCCTAGCCATAGACGCCGCGGGAAACGTGTTTGTTGCGGATGCGTTCAATCACCGGATTCGGAAGATCTCGCCGAGCGGCGACATAACCACTCTCGTTGGCACCGGTGAGGCCGGCGCTGATGGAGACGGCGGGCCTGCCGCCGATGCCCGGCTGCGCTTGCCCTTGGGCGTGGCGGTGGACAGCGCAGGCACGCTCTACATTGCCGATACGTACAATCATCGCATCCGCAAGGTGACCTCCGAGGGCATCATCAGCACGATTGCGGGCACAGGTGTATCCGGCTTCTCCGGGGACGGCGGCCCCGGCGCCGCAGCCTTGCTCGCCTCTCCCACCGGCATTGCCGTGGCAAGCGACGGCACCCTCTACATTGCCGACACACGTAATCACCGGGTGCGCAAACTGACGGTAGACGGCACCATCACCACAGTGGCTGGGACCGGCGCTGCCGGCTATAACGGCGACGGTGGGCCGGCGACGCTTGCCCGCCTGAATAACCCCCGCGGCGTGACCGTTTCCGCAGACGGGAAGCTCTATATCGTGGATAGGGAAAACCGGCGTATTCGCATGGTGGATGCCGACGGCCTCATCTCAACCATCGCAGGCACGGGCAGTTCCGGCTTTAACGGCGATCGCGGACAGGCAACCCAAGCCACGCTGCGTGCCCCATACGGCATAGCCGTCGATCCACAAGGCAACCTCTTTATTGCCGATACCTTCAACCATCGCGTACGCAAGGTCACTCCCGACGGCAGCATAAGCACGGTGGCCGGCAGCGACCAGTTCGGCTTCAGTGGAGACGGGTGGGCGGCCGGCTTCGCCACGCTCCACTACCCGCTCGGCCTAGCGGTGGATATTGCCGGAAACCTCTACGTTGCCGATTCCTTCAACCACCGCATCCGCAAAGTCTGGACCAGCGCAGACACCGCTCCCACGCCAAATCTCTTCCTGTGAGCGGTGGCCCACTGATGGACTTCTTCGCAAGCGGATAATTCCTCCGGTGTAGCGACACCCACCTATGCGCGCCTTAGTCGTCCCAGACTGCGATCAGTAATGTCACGACTTCACAGTGCCTTGGTATAATGCGTAAGCAAGGACACAATCTTGGAGGCAACTATGGCGGTCAATGGCAGAAGCAAGTCCACAGAGAGGTACTTAAGAACAAGCCGCCAATTCATCGTGCAAGCGCAAGAGGAATTCGATAGAGGCGACCTGCTGCAGGCATCGGAAAAGGCTTGGGGTGCGGCAGCGCAAGCCGTGAAAGCCACTGCCGAGCGCAGAGGCTGGGAGCATAGCACCCATGCACGGCTCTTTGAAAACGTCAGGAGGGTCTCGCAGGAAACTGAGGACGCGGAATTATACGACCTTTTTCACGTAGCAAATTCTCTTCATCAGAATTTCTATGAAGGTTGGCAAACGGAAGATTTCGTGCAACGCGGCATCCTGCGTGTGAAGATTCTGGTCGAAAGGCTTACTGACCTCGTTACTGAAGAATAGCCTCTTCCTATCCTGTCTGGCGCAGCCTGATCAGAAGACCTCTTGAGTCTGCTAAGTTACACCGCCAGTAAGCCCAAGCGTTCAAGAAAACTCCTCGGGCAGGCAGGCAATTGAGAGTTGAACATACCGACCACTTGAGTGCAAGTTGACTCCCATTTCAATGTTCCATGTACTCTTGATTACCCAAAGTTTCTCGTCCCAGACTTGGGTAAATCACGTTCAAAACACTCGTTAGTCGCGATTGCTTCAGATTAACCCTAATGCACGCGCCGAAAGGCATAGGCATAGGCGCGGCGCGCAAACGCCACACCCCGTCTCGTCCGCTCCAGATACTCCCGCGTAATTGTGCGATCACGTTTCGGCACGAAGTATGCGGCAAGGTCTGACTCCACCAGGCGAAATTGCTCGCCACGGCGCATGATCGCACCAACCAGCACGTAGTCCGGGTCAAGCCTCGCCATGCTTGCGTCACCATGGCTGTTGTTCACCAAGAGCAGGCCTCCGACCTTCAAGAATTGCTTACAATGCTGCGAGACGAATCCCGTGTACTGCGAAATGAGAAGATCAAAGCTCTCTTCAGTCTCCACCAATGCCTGCTCGTAGTCAGCCTTGTGAAAGCGGATGGACGGCTCCCCCGAATACACCTTCCGCTCATTCACATAGTCGCGCACCGCCGGATCGGCAAAGAAGCGCGCCGCACGCCTGTCTGTATCCACAAAGCACACTGAAGGATAGACAAACGCCGGTGTCACGTGGGTGAAGCTGCCGGGGTAGAGCGCACTGCGGCTGGAAAAGCGATCAGCCATGAGCGTAAACAGTCCCAGCCGTTCATAGCCCGTATCCACGTAGTACTTTCTGTAGAGAGCCAACGCGTCTTGCATCATGGCGAGTGTGAACAGTGGAACTGGCTTTGCGCCAAACCAAGAGCTTCATCCACCCTACTGCCGCCCTCTGCTGTGCGTCTGCTTTCTTTCAAGGCGGTCCTACTCTTGCGGATTGACGGTCAGAGGTA
This genomic stretch from Chloroflexota bacterium harbors:
- a CDS encoding NHL repeat-containing protein: MFRQTQPSAAKPAPSLRALVILLCFALTLLLPGLPALHAAGLAQVQDDSEVTRHSIITTIAGNGVAGGSGDNGPATRATLNTPASLAIDAAGNVFVADAFNHRIRKISPSGDITTLVGTGEAGADGDGGPAADARLRLPLGVAVDSAGTLYIADTYNHRIRKVTSEGIISTIAGTGVSGFSGDGGPGAAALLASPTGIAVASDGTLYIADTRNHRVRKLTVDGTITTVAGTGAAGYNGDGGPATLARLNNPRGVTVSADGKLYIVDRENRRIRMVDADGLISTIAGTGSSGFNGDRGQATQATLRAPYGIAVDPQGNLFIADTFNHRVRKVTPDGSISTVAGSDQFGFSGDGWAAGFATLHYPLGLAVDIAGNLYVADSFNHRIRKVWTSADTAPTPNLFL